A stretch of DNA from Acidimicrobiales bacterium:
ACCGCCGACAGCGGGCGCGCGATGACGATCGACGCGCTGGCCGGCGACGTCCTCGGGCTGCTCGACCATCTCGGGGTCGCCGAGACCGACCTCTTCGGCTTCAGCCTCGGAGGGCTCGTCGCCTACGCGCTCGCCCTCGCGGCACCCAGCCGGGTCGGCAAGCTGATCGTCGCCTCCGCGGACGCGCACCGCCCTCCCGGCCGGGAGAGCGCGCCGCTCGACGCCGATCGCCTGCCGACGGCGGGGGACTTCCAGGCGATGCGCGACGCCTATCAGGCGGTCGCACCCGATCCCGCACACTTCGAGGAGCTCGTGGCCAGGACCAGGCCGATGGTGCAGGAGCTTCCGGGGTGGGGTGACGAGCTGGGATCACTGCGCATGCCCGTGCTCCTGCTCTTCGGCGACCGCGACTTCTCGCCGCTCGCCGACGTGGCGGAGCTGTTCGCGCTGCTGCCGACCGCACAGCTCGCGGTGCTCCCTGGGACCACCCACGTCGGCCTCACGCGCCGGGTCGAAGAGGTGCTCGCGCTGACCACGACGTTCCTCGACGCCCCCTGACGGAGCCGGGCGTCCCCGGCCGTCCCGTCGCGTACCCTCGGCGCTTCTCCGACCACGCGGCGGCGCTCGCGTCCCTAGACTGCACAGCACTCGACACGGAGGAGGTGGGCCTCGTGGACGGACTCGGCGGGCTCAGTCATTTCGGATTCCCCTCGGCGGACCTCGATCGGACGATCGCCTTCTACACCGAGGTGCTCGGCGCCAAGGTGCAGTGGCAGACCGAACGTCAGACCAAGATCTACGTCGGCGACATCGGCCTCGCGATCCCGCTCGGGGCGCCGCAGCCCCAGTACGACCTGCACTTCGCCTTCAAGGCCGATGCCGACAAGGTGGACGAGGTCTTCGCGCACATCGAGGGCTGCGGCGTCGAGGTCGACGGACCGCACGGCCATGCCGCCGAGCCGCTCAACATCTCGTGGTTCTTCCGGGACCCCGACGGCTACCGCCTCGAGATCGAGGCGCACTTCGCGAGCGTGGAGGCCGTGATCGCCCTGCTGGAGCGCGACTACGACAAGCGCAAGCCCGAGATGGGCCTCTACAAGGGCCCCGACGCGCTGCCCGAGCTCCGCGAGCAGCTCGCGCCCGTCGCCGGCTGAGCTCGCCGCCCAGAGGCGGCGCGGCTGGCGGCCGGTGAG
This window harbors:
- a CDS encoding VOC family protein yields the protein MDGLGGLSHFGFPSADLDRTIAFYTEVLGAKVQWQTERQTKIYVGDIGLAIPLGAPQPQYDLHFAFKADADKVDEVFAHIEGCGVEVDGPHGHAAEPLNISWFFRDPDGYRLEIEAHFASVEAVIALLERDYDKRKPEMGLYKGPDALPELREQLAPVAG